The Verrucomicrobiia bacterium genome window below encodes:
- a CDS encoding PVC-type heme-binding CxxCH protein, producing MPPVRTRISAVLSSALLGALAASPLFAADDPFAAGVRTTEPLTPEQESKTFHLPPGFEMQLVTTEPHINKPMNMAFDVAGRLWVTTSIEYPFPATTNAPRDRIMIFEDFAPDGKARKITEFAGGLNIPIGVYPFRSPSSKNPSKLSWKCIAWSIPNIWLFEDIDGDGKADKKEMLYGPFDFSKDTHGNQASFRRGFDGWLYATHGFNNNTKVAGKDGNELVMSSGNTYRMQLGGVRMEHHTWGQVNPFGLCFDPQGNLYSADCHSSPIYQLLRGAYYPSFGKPHDGLGFAPLTIQHSHGSTAICGIQMITDPSWPKEFQGNLIIGNVMTSRINRDRVEWLGSTSKGHEVPDFLRTDDPWFRPVDMQFGPDGALYVADFYNRIIGHYEVPLLHPGRDRERGRIWRIVYRGEDGKAVLPATRLPEDLKGLVAELGSPNMTRRMLAMNTIADVHGKAFAKQPLKTPKSSADEQSPEVLRYVHSLWLRERLGVLKDSELEQALKAPAAIARVHALRILADRGLKQQSPPSAPALSQSLQKLLVNALNDSAPLVQRTAAEALSQQTKVDGVKALLALIAKVPEEDTHLKHMARLALRNQLSGAGAWALTQANSFTKEELTTLVDIALGLKSEAAAVFLLKNQDVADKNMELRTRILQNVARYAPASALDELADTVQKQRADDLDFQLSLFQTVEQGFKQRGQKLTPKLQTWGKALAPRLFTKSTWGNTPLDGKADKNPWALQERSLADGTKAQVISSFPLGEKLTGVLRSSAFELPEKLSFYLCGHDGIPGKPLLRKNFIRLREAGSDAVLFEVTPPRNDAAQLITWDLAAHKGKKGYIEAIDDNTDTAYAWFAFGRFEPALPQVATVDPSQTARFHKAAAELAKSLELRDLQPQLTTLLRESGTDSSSRAAAASAVANLKNDSLLSSLATALTDATVPEETKQSLVTAFTADKANAREAIVKNLQHAPTRVLQKLVLILAGSPEGAELVLSLAEENKIAAATVAAATVKEKLSAAKPQQWEARLNKLTASLPPEDAARNKLITERRLGFVGAKTDARKGGELFTTVCAACHQVKGKGGLVGPQLDGIMSRGTERVIEDILDPNRNVDHAFRSHTITLKDGDVTTGLPRREEGEVLVIANSAGIEVSIPKKDIKERKESANSLMPDNFGEALTPEQLYDLLAFLLNQK from the coding sequence ATGCCCCCTGTTCGCACGCGCATCTCTGCCGTCCTGTCATCGGCTCTGCTTGGAGCTTTGGCCGCTTCCCCGCTTTTCGCAGCAGATGACCCCTTCGCCGCCGGTGTCCGCACCACCGAACCGCTGACACCCGAGCAAGAGAGCAAAACTTTCCATCTTCCTCCCGGCTTCGAGATGCAGCTCGTCACCACGGAACCACACATCAATAAGCCCATGAACATGGCTTTTGATGTCGCTGGGCGTCTCTGGGTCACGACGAGCATCGAGTATCCTTTTCCTGCCACGACGAATGCGCCGCGCGATCGCATCATGATCTTTGAGGACTTCGCGCCGGATGGCAAAGCGCGCAAGATCACTGAATTCGCAGGTGGCTTGAACATTCCCATCGGTGTTTATCCCTTCCGTTCCCCCTCTTCTAAGAATCCTTCCAAGCTCAGTTGGAAATGCATCGCGTGGTCCATCCCGAACATCTGGCTCTTTGAAGACATTGATGGCGATGGCAAAGCGGACAAGAAGGAGATGCTCTACGGCCCGTTCGATTTTTCGAAGGACACGCACGGCAATCAGGCCAGCTTCCGTCGCGGCTTCGATGGCTGGCTCTACGCCACACATGGCTTCAATAACAACACGAAGGTCGCTGGCAAAGATGGCAACGAACTGGTGATGTCCTCCGGCAACACCTATCGCATGCAGCTCGGCGGCGTGCGCATGGAGCATCATACGTGGGGCCAAGTGAACCCTTTCGGCCTCTGCTTCGATCCGCAGGGAAATCTTTATTCCGCCGATTGCCACAGCTCGCCCATCTACCAGCTCTTGCGCGGCGCGTATTATCCCAGCTTCGGCAAGCCGCATGACGGCCTTGGCTTCGCTCCGCTCACCATCCAGCATAGTCACGGTAGCACGGCCATCTGCGGCATCCAGATGATCACCGATCCATCGTGGCCGAAGGAATTTCAGGGCAATCTCATCATCGGCAACGTGATGACCAGCCGTATCAATCGAGACCGCGTAGAATGGCTCGGCTCCACCAGCAAAGGCCACGAAGTGCCTGACTTCCTGCGTACGGACGATCCGTGGTTCCGTCCCGTGGATATGCAATTCGGTCCGGATGGCGCGCTCTATGTCGCGGATTTCTACAACCGCATCATCGGCCATTACGAAGTGCCCTTGCTTCATCCCGGACGAGATCGCGAGCGTGGCCGCATCTGGCGCATCGTCTATCGTGGTGAAGATGGCAAAGCCGTTTTGCCCGCCACCAGGCTGCCGGAAGATCTGAAAGGTTTGGTCGCTGAACTCGGTTCTCCGAATATGACGCGCCGTATGCTCGCAATGAATACCATCGCGGATGTGCACGGGAAGGCATTTGCGAAACAGCCGCTCAAGACACCCAAGAGTTCTGCTGACGAGCAATCTCCTGAGGTGCTGCGCTACGTGCATTCACTCTGGTTACGTGAGCGATTGGGCGTGCTGAAGGACAGTGAGCTGGAGCAGGCGTTGAAGGCTCCGGCGGCCATCGCGCGTGTGCATGCTCTTCGCATCCTCGCCGATCGCGGTCTCAAACAACAAAGCCCGCCCAGTGCGCCCGCCTTGAGCCAATCCCTGCAAAAGCTGCTGGTGAATGCGTTAAATGACTCTGCTCCTTTGGTGCAACGCACGGCGGCGGAAGCGTTGTCTCAGCAAACAAAAGTGGATGGCGTGAAGGCTCTTTTGGCACTGATCGCGAAGGTGCCTGAGGAAGACACGCACCTGAAGCACATGGCACGACTGGCCTTGCGCAACCAATTGAGCGGCGCCGGTGCATGGGCGCTTACCCAAGCGAACTCCTTCACCAAAGAGGAACTCACCACGCTGGTAGATATCGCGCTCGGTCTGAAATCCGAAGCTGCGGCCGTGTTCCTTTTGAAGAACCAAGATGTTGCCGATAAGAACATGGAACTGCGCACGCGCATTCTGCAAAACGTTGCGCGCTATGCGCCGGCCAGCGCTCTCGATGAACTGGCGGACACTGTGCAGAAGCAGCGTGCGGATGATCTCGATTTCCAGCTCTCACTCTTTCAGACCGTTGAGCAAGGCTTCAAGCAACGCGGACAGAAACTCACACCCAAGCTGCAAACCTGGGGCAAGGCGCTCGCGCCGCGTCTCTTCACGAAATCCACTTGGGGCAATACCCCCTTAGATGGCAAAGCGGATAAGAATCCTTGGGCGTTGCAAGAGCGTAGCCTGGCCGATGGCACCAAGGCGCAAGTCATCTCCAGTTTTCCCTTGGGCGAAAAACTCACCGGCGTCTTGCGCTCCAGCGCCTTCGAGCTGCCGGAGAAACTGAGCTTCTATCTCTGCGGTCACGATGGAATTCCCGGAAAACCGTTGCTGAGAAAAAACTTCATCCGCCTGCGCGAAGCTGGTTCTGATGCGGTTCTTTTTGAAGTGACGCCGCCACGCAATGATGCAGCGCAACTGATCACGTGGGATCTCGCCGCCCACAAAGGCAAGAAGGGTTACATCGAAGCGATTGATGACAACACGGATACGGCTTATGCGTGGTTCGCCTTCGGTCGTTTCGAACCGGCCTTGCCGCAAGTGGCCACGGTTGACCCCAGCCAGACCGCCCGCTTCCACAAGGCCGCAGCCGAACTCGCGAAAAGCCTGGAACTGCGCGACCTGCAACCACAACTCACCACCTTGCTGCGCGAATCCGGCACTGACTCAAGCAGCCGCGCTGCCGCCGCCTCTGCCGTCGCTAACTTGAAGAATGATAGCCTCCTTTCCTCACTCGCTACGGCGCTCACCGACGCCACGGTGCCGGAGGAGACGAAGCAATCGCTCGTGACCGCCTTCACCGCCGACAAGGCAAACGCTCGCGAAGCCATTGTGAAGAATCTGCAGCACGCACCCACGCGTGTGCTGCAAAAGCTCGTGCTGATTCTGGCTGGTTCGCCAGAAGGCGCTGAGCTGGTGCTGTCCTTGGCCGAGGAAAACAAGATCGCCGCCGCGACAGTTGCCGCTGCGACCGTGAAAGAAAAACTCAGCGCCGCGAAGCCGCAGCAATGGGAAGCGCGCTTGAACAAATTGACCGCAAGCCTGCCGCCTGAAGATGCGGCGCGGAATAAACTCATCACCGAACGCCGCTTGGGTTTCGTGGGAGCCAAGACGGATGCCCGTAAAGGCGGTGAATTGTTCACCACGGTTTGCGCTGCGTGCCATCAGGTGAAGGGCAAAGGCGGTTTGGTGGGTCCGCAGCTTGACGGCATCATGAGCCGGGGCACGGAACGTGTCATCGAAGACATCCTCGATCCGAATCGAAACGTGGATCACGCCTTCCGCTCGCACACCATCACGCTGAAGGACGGCGACGTGACCACCGGCCTGCCGCGTCGTGAAGAAGGCGAAGTGCTTGTCATCGCGAACTCAGCGGGTATCGAAGTGAGCATCCCGAAGAAAGACATCAAAGAGCGCAAAGAATCCGCCAATTCATTGATGCCGGACAATTTCGGCGAAGCCCTGACACCCGAGCAATTGTATGACTTGTTGGCGTTCTTGCTGAATCAGAAATAG
- a CDS encoding prolyl oligopeptidase family serine peptidase encodes MRYLSMILLSASLLISLSAIAQPAPKQGAPAAPRVPEGVKAHRDLAYVETDAHERHRLDLYIPEKSDGPLPLIIWVHGGGWQNGSKDGCPPLREGYTQRGYAVASINYRLSGHATFPAQIEDCKTAIRWLRAHSKQYNLDTKRFGVWGSSAGGHLVALLGTSGDVKEFDQGANLDQSSRVQAVCDFYGPTDFVVFVTTPKYESHAASSAPEAKLIGGAVLENKDKAAKVNPITYVSADDPPFLIVHGDKDGTVPLNQSQLLFDALKKANRQVHFHTIHGAGHGGPGFNASAITTQVQTFFDKFLKGSEKFTPSATTSESSTADTKETATPASTAPTNPKIEPRRPTFEQVLIRSDKNNDGKISRDEFAGPPALFQRLDRNSDGLLNKEEHESFIRPGQAGTPATPAQPKESAPAPEKNSSSRLDSKAISIKDFKLTGEQWTCDVNDKTMEGILVKPEGKGPFPAILISHGYGSNGKQFGTAKARDFVKMGFVCIATDYAHARGGSNREDFGASDENVRRAKACLAILKTLPIVDANRLAAYGNSMGGFLSIRLAADAADSLKAVAITAGGTASAEGNPAPPISIASKIKVPILMLHGTTDTVVRPEQSEALKKALDEAKVPNERHTFEGIGHELQNATATEVMALMKTWFQKQGVLE; translated from the coding sequence ATGAGATATCTCTCGATGATTTTGCTGTCGGCCAGCCTGCTCATCAGTCTTTCTGCCATCGCTCAACCCGCTCCAAAGCAAGGCGCGCCCGCCGCTCCCCGTGTGCCCGAAGGTGTGAAAGCCCATCGCGATCTCGCCTACGTGGAAACCGATGCCCACGAACGGCACAGACTGGACCTCTACATTCCCGAGAAGTCCGATGGCCCCCTGCCCCTCATCATCTGGGTGCATGGCGGCGGCTGGCAAAATGGCTCCAAAGATGGCTGCCCTCCACTGCGCGAAGGCTACACACAACGCGGCTATGCCGTGGCCAGCATCAACTATCGCCTGAGCGGTCACGCCACTTTCCCGGCGCAGATAGAGGATTGCAAAACCGCCATCCGCTGGCTGCGCGCCCATTCCAAACAATACAATCTGGATACGAAACGCTTCGGTGTCTGGGGCAGTTCCGCTGGCGGCCATCTCGTCGCCCTTCTCGGCACCAGCGGTGATGTGAAAGAATTCGATCAAGGCGCAAACCTCGATCAATCCAGCCGCGTGCAAGCTGTCTGCGATTTCTATGGCCCAACGGACTTCGTCGTCTTCGTCACCACACCCAAGTATGAAAGTCACGCCGCTTCCAGTGCCCCCGAAGCCAAACTCATCGGCGGTGCTGTTCTGGAGAACAAAGACAAAGCCGCGAAAGTGAATCCCATCACCTACGTCAGCGCCGATGATCCTCCCTTCCTTATCGTTCATGGCGATAAGGATGGCACCGTTCCGCTCAATCAAAGCCAGTTGCTCTTCGATGCGCTAAAGAAGGCAAATCGTCAGGTCCACTTCCACACCATCCATGGCGCAGGTCACGGTGGTCCGGGATTCAACGCATCGGCGATCACCACGCAAGTGCAGACCTTCTTCGATAAATTCCTGAAGGGCAGCGAGAAGTTCACTCCTTCTGCGACAACCTCCGAAAGCTCGACGGCAGACACCAAAGAAACCGCCACGCCTGCTTCAACCGCTCCCACCAATCCCAAAATCGAACCTCGCCGACCGACCTTTGAGCAAGTTCTCATCCGCAGTGACAAGAACAACGATGGGAAAATTTCACGCGATGAGTTCGCTGGTCCACCTGCCCTCTTTCAGCGCTTGGACCGTAACAGCGACGGCCTCTTGAACAAGGAAGAGCACGAATCATTCATACGTCCCGGTCAGGCAGGCACGCCTGCGACTCCAGCCCAACCGAAAGAATCGGCACCAGCTCCAGAGAAGAACTCTTCAAGCCGCTTAGATTCCAAAGCTATCAGCATTAAAGATTTCAAACTGACGGGTGAGCAATGGACCTGCGACGTGAACGACAAAACCATGGAAGGCATCCTCGTGAAGCCGGAAGGCAAAGGCCCCTTCCCCGCCATCCTCATCAGCCACGGCTACGGCTCGAATGGAAAACAGTTCGGCACAGCGAAGGCGCGCGACTTCGTGAAGATGGGCTTCGTCTGCATCGCCACAGATTACGCCCATGCCCGTGGCGGATCGAATCGCGAAGATTTCGGTGCCAGTGATGAAAACGTCCGTCGCGCCAAAGCCTGTCTCGCCATTCTTAAGACCTTGCCCATCGTGGATGCGAATCGCCTCGCCGCTTACGGCAACAGCATGGGCGGCTTCCTAAGCATCCGCCTCGCCGCGGATGCCGCTGATTCCTTGAAAGCCGTCGCCATCACCGCGGGAGGCACTGCGTCCGCAGAAGGAAATCCCGCACCGCCCATCTCCATCGCGAGCAAGATCAAAGTCCCCATTCTAATGCTCCACGGCACCACCGACACCGTCGTGCGCCCCGAACAGTCTGAAGCGCTCAAGAAAGCATTGGATGAAGCCAAGGTGCCCAACGAGCGGCACACATTCGAAGGCATCGGTCACGAACTGCAAAACGCCACAGCCACCGAAGTGATGGCGCTGATGAAAACGTGGTTTCAGAAACAAGGCGTGCTGGAGTAA
- a CDS encoding response regulator transcription factor, producing the protein MVSIILAEDHVIVRKGIKLMLEREADFKLLGEASDGLEAVQLADKLKPDILLLDLMLPRLHGLEVIRQVRRDSPKTKVIILSMHSDEPYVMEALRYGSSGYLLKDCTPDELVKAIREVLAGRRYLSPVLAERALAGYVTHPGETEEDVYTTLTKRERLVLQLAAEGLTTAEIAKKLFISPRTVETHRANLMRKLNLHTQTDLVKFAIRKGIISA; encoded by the coding sequence ATGGTTTCGATCATTCTGGCAGAAGATCATGTGATCGTCCGCAAGGGCATCAAGCTGATGCTTGAGCGAGAGGCGGATTTCAAATTGTTGGGCGAGGCGAGTGACGGGCTGGAAGCTGTCCAGCTGGCCGACAAGCTCAAACCGGACATTCTGCTTCTCGACCTGATGTTGCCTCGGCTGCACGGTCTGGAAGTCATCCGCCAAGTGCGCCGCGATTCTCCCAAAACGAAAGTGATCATCTTGAGCATGCACTCGGATGAACCCTATGTGATGGAAGCGCTCCGTTATGGTTCCTCCGGGTATCTGCTCAAGGACTGCACACCGGACGAACTGGTAAAGGCCATCCGTGAGGTGCTTGCCGGGCGCCGCTACCTCAGTCCTGTGCTGGCTGAGCGAGCCTTGGCCGGTTATGTGACTCATCCAGGTGAGACTGAGGAGGATGTATACACTACACTGACGAAGCGGGAAAGGCTGGTGCTTCAGCTTGCTGCGGAAGGCCTTACCACGGCGGAGATCGCCAAAAAGCTTTTTATCAGTCCCCGCACAGTGGAGACGCATCGCGCCAACCTGATGCGAAAGCTGAACTTGCACACGCAGACGGACTTGGTGAAATTTGCAATACGCAAGGGCATCATCTCGGCATAG
- a CDS encoding ComEC/Rec2 family competence protein → MKWPLASVVLCMVAGIVAGDVWGWHWWVAIFCFAGLALEFFCGKQARAISVGALFLFAGWSNVVWNKEVFSLEDLRVFLGKEPQLVTIEGTLKEAPKERFVQARQGTATNFSSFVEVERIQLHGEWREADGLVFVQTGAAPSVDLYAGRMVQVYGVIQRPMPEAVPGEFDMQEHTARRGIHYQMYAGKMTDWKLSGAENRKGLPARFRAWAMGQLQASLPAGDDNVMLLQAMGLGWKAGLQPEDADPFVKSGTLHLFAISGLHVALIAVMLVELLRGLGIPRRVCGGVLIPLLWFYTIATGWQASAVRSAIMMTVIGVGWMLERPSNLLNSLAAAALIILMLDPQQLFQPGFQLSFMVVLVMGLLVPPIEEWRQKFFRPDPLLPEELRPRWQRWLDWPVRFVTMNLVASFAAWAGSLPLIAHYFHLITPVSLLANLVLVPLSSLALMSSFGSLLMAWCPPIADLFNHGAWQLMDWMVVSSRWFAAWPWAWFPVLKPGAGVFISFYGLVLTLFALEWKSLWRWRIAVVSGVVLASLLVVGWREHQESIRLTVLDVNGGDAHVFEGGRHHPQLVIDAGDAAGYEHALKGFLLSRAIRTVPDLLVTHGDVRHVGGASALIADQKVKRLITSPVASRSPGYRQLLKEWTAAGNPHLVVTDGSTLGPWRVLHPAVHDKFASGDDNAVVLYAELRGIRVLLLSDLGRAGQKALLERHEELRADIVVAGIPAKDEPLMDELLAKIKPQVVIVTCAHRPATEQARPELRERLKVGPWTCYYLSERGSVTIDFQDNQCEVQTIRMEERIIIRPRDPSFANDAMKPGD, encoded by the coding sequence TTGAAGTGGCCGTTGGCATCCGTGGTTTTGTGCATGGTGGCAGGCATCGTCGCAGGCGATGTCTGGGGATGGCATTGGTGGGTGGCAATTTTCTGTTTTGCGGGTTTGGCATTGGAGTTCTTTTGTGGGAAGCAGGCCAGAGCCATAAGTGTTGGCGCACTTTTCCTGTTCGCTGGCTGGAGCAATGTCGTATGGAACAAGGAAGTGTTTTCCTTGGAGGACTTGCGCGTTTTTCTGGGCAAGGAACCGCAGCTTGTCACCATCGAGGGAACGCTGAAGGAAGCCCCTAAGGAACGTTTCGTACAAGCGAGACAGGGGACAGCGACGAATTTCAGCAGCTTCGTGGAGGTTGAGCGCATCCAGCTTCATGGTGAGTGGCGTGAGGCGGATGGCCTTGTCTTTGTGCAAACGGGTGCGGCTCCTTCTGTTGATCTGTATGCGGGACGGATGGTGCAGGTTTACGGAGTGATCCAGCGACCGATGCCGGAGGCGGTGCCCGGCGAATTTGACATGCAGGAGCATACGGCGCGGAGGGGCATCCATTACCAGATGTATGCGGGCAAGATGACGGATTGGAAGTTGTCAGGAGCGGAAAACCGGAAGGGGTTGCCAGCCCGGTTTCGCGCCTGGGCGATGGGGCAGTTGCAGGCATCGCTGCCTGCGGGTGACGACAACGTGATGCTTTTGCAGGCAATGGGACTTGGCTGGAAGGCGGGCCTACAACCAGAGGATGCCGATCCGTTCGTCAAATCCGGTACCTTGCATCTGTTTGCCATCTCCGGTTTGCATGTGGCGTTGATCGCGGTGATGCTGGTCGAATTGCTGCGTGGGTTGGGCATTCCGCGGCGTGTCTGTGGCGGAGTCTTGATTCCGCTGTTGTGGTTTTACACGATAGCGACGGGCTGGCAGGCATCGGCGGTGCGGTCGGCCATCATGATGACCGTGATCGGTGTGGGATGGATGCTGGAACGGCCGAGCAATCTGCTGAATTCATTGGCGGCTGCGGCGTTGATCATCCTGATGCTGGACCCGCAGCAATTGTTCCAGCCGGGCTTTCAACTGTCATTCATGGTGGTGCTGGTGATGGGGCTGCTGGTGCCTCCGATCGAGGAATGGCGGCAAAAATTCTTCCGGCCTGATCCCTTGCTGCCAGAGGAGTTGCGACCGCGCTGGCAACGCTGGCTGGATTGGCCGGTGCGTTTTGTGACGATGAACCTGGTTGCTTCATTCGCCGCATGGGCCGGTTCGCTGCCATTGATCGCCCATTATTTTCATTTGATCACGCCGGTTTCGCTTTTGGCGAATCTTGTCCTGGTGCCGTTAAGCAGCCTGGCGCTGATGAGTTCATTCGGCTCCTTGTTGATGGCATGGTGTCCGCCGATCGCGGATTTGTTCAATCACGGGGCGTGGCAGTTGATGGATTGGATGGTGGTTTCAAGCCGTTGGTTTGCGGCATGGCCGTGGGCCTGGTTTCCGGTGTTGAAGCCGGGAGCAGGGGTTTTCATCAGTTTTTACGGACTGGTCTTGACGCTGTTCGCCTTGGAATGGAAATCACTTTGGCGATGGAGGATCGCGGTGGTTTCGGGCGTAGTGCTGGCAAGCCTGCTGGTGGTGGGATGGCGGGAGCATCAGGAGAGCATCCGACTGACGGTGCTGGATGTGAATGGGGGGGATGCGCATGTGTTCGAAGGGGGACGGCATCATCCGCAACTGGTCATAGATGCCGGAGATGCGGCCGGGTATGAGCATGCGTTGAAAGGGTTCTTGTTGAGCCGCGCCATCCGCACGGTGCCTGATCTGCTGGTGACTCATGGAGATGTAAGGCATGTGGGCGGAGCGTCTGCGTTGATCGCGGATCAAAAGGTTAAACGGCTGATCACGAGCCCGGTGGCTTCTCGTTCGCCAGGTTACCGGCAACTGTTGAAGGAATGGACGGCGGCGGGAAATCCGCATCTGGTGGTGACGGATGGGAGCACTCTAGGGCCATGGCGGGTGCTGCACCCGGCAGTCCATGACAAGTTCGCTTCGGGCGATGACAATGCGGTGGTATTGTATGCCGAGTTGCGCGGTATCCGGGTGTTGTTGCTTTCTGATTTGGGGAGAGCAGGCCAGAAAGCGCTGCTGGAACGACATGAAGAATTGCGGGCGGATATCGTGGTGGCTGGCATCCCGGCAAAGGATGAGCCGTTGATGGATGAGTTATTGGCAAAGATCAAACCGCAGGTGGTCATCGTCACCTGCGCGCATCGTCCGGCAACGGAACAAGCGAGACCGGAACTGCGGGAGCGATTAAAGGTGGGACCATGGACATGCTACTACTTAAGTGAACGTGGATCTGTGACGATAGATTTTCAAGATAATCAGTGCGAAGTGCAAACGATACGGATGGAGGAAAGGATAATAATACGTCCACGTGATCCATCCTTTGCCAATGATGCGATGAAGCCTGGTGATTGA
- a CDS encoding DUF1552 domain-containing protein — protein sequence MSMHAINRRSFLRAAGVMLALPALESLGTAAAAATGAPRRMVCVNTSLGLHGEYLFPTKTGRDYTLTPYLEVLKDFRNDFTIFSGVSHPEVDGGHSSEASFLTAAVHPGSSSFRNSISLDQFAVEKLAPDTRFSFLALGTDRSSLSYSRSGVQIPSDKRPSQIFRKLFVDGTPAEVKQQVQRLKDGQSIMDTVHAQAKKIERDATATDRERLDQYFTAVREVEQRLVKAEAWSQKPKPKVTAPVPNDIADRKDIVGRTRLLFDVMHLALQTDSTRFITLSIDGMNDVPPIQGVTIDHHNLSHHGKDPEKLAQLKIVETLEMQALRDFLIKLRDSKEVGSSVLDSTMVLYGSNLGNASSHDTKNMPMLLAGGGFKHGGHVGFDLKNNTAAGQIFVSMLQRLGVGADQFASGKGRVNGLELS from the coding sequence ATGAGTATGCACGCAATCAATAGACGTTCGTTCCTCCGCGCAGCGGGGGTGATGCTGGCCTTGCCCGCGCTGGAATCACTGGGTACCGCCGCCGCTGCCGCTACAGGTGCGCCGCGTCGTATGGTGTGTGTGAACACCTCGCTTGGTTTGCATGGCGAATACCTGTTCCCGACGAAGACGGGCCGTGACTACACGCTCACGCCGTATCTCGAAGTGCTGAAGGATTTCCGCAACGACTTCACGATCTTCTCCGGTGTGTCGCATCCGGAAGTGGATGGCGGGCATTCGTCGGAAGCGAGTTTTCTGACGGCAGCGGTGCATCCGGGAAGCAGCAGCTTTCGCAACAGCATTTCACTGGATCAATTTGCCGTGGAGAAGCTCGCGCCGGATACGCGCTTTTCCTTCCTCGCGCTCGGCACGGATCGCTCCAGCCTGAGCTACAGTCGCTCGGGCGTGCAGATCCCTTCGGACAAGCGGCCCTCACAGATTTTCCGTAAACTTTTTGTGGATGGCACGCCCGCCGAGGTGAAACAACAGGTGCAGCGGCTCAAGGACGGTCAGAGCATCATGGACACGGTGCATGCGCAGGCTAAGAAGATCGAACGGGACGCGACTGCGACGGATCGCGAACGGCTGGACCAGTATTTCACGGCGGTAAGGGAAGTGGAACAACGATTGGTGAAGGCGGAGGCGTGGTCGCAAAAACCGAAGCCCAAGGTCACTGCGCCGGTGCCGAACGACATCGCGGACCGTAAAGACATTGTGGGCCGCACGCGCCTGCTTTTCGATGTGATGCACCTGGCGTTGCAGACGGACTCCACGCGGTTCATCACGTTGAGCATTGATGGCATGAACGATGTGCCGCCGATCCAAGGGGTGACTATCGATCACCACAATCTCTCGCATCACGGCAAAGACCCGGAGAAGCTGGCGCAGCTCAAGATCGTGGAGACATTGGAGATGCAGGCGTTACGGGATTTTCTGATCAAGCTCCGCGATTCGAAAGAAGTAGGCAGTTCCGTGCTGGATAGCACGATGGTGCTTTACGGCTCCAACCTTGGCAATGCGTCCAGTCACGATACGAAGAACATGCCGATGCTGCTGGCCGGTGGCGGGTTCAAGCATGGCGGGCATGTGGGTTTTGACCTGAAGAATAACACCGCGGCCGGGCAGATCTTTGTGAGCATGTTGCAGCGGTTGGGCGTGGGAGCGGACCAGTTCGCGAGCGGCAAGGGGAGGGTCAATGGACTGGAGTTGTCGTAG